Proteins from one Malania oleifera isolate guangnan ecotype guangnan chromosome 4, ASM2987363v1, whole genome shotgun sequence genomic window:
- the LOC131152645 gene encoding pentatricopeptide repeat-containing protein At3g18970 isoform X1: MVHCLKCLPPPMDICIHRLVEAVSVKEIVPTMQMASFPKPRCLSLLQCNTKSICYVKQLHAQFITHGLKSPSIFAKLIEHYCAVSSPDGMYHAHRIFNHFGPPNVFLLNTLIRCVHPRDSIFIFANWVSTGDLVFDDHTYIFVLGACARSSMVSTLWVGKQMHAQISKCGSLANILVQTTIVHFYASNKDVGSARRVFDEMNLRSSITWNAMITGYCSQKEPRSNYARDALMLFCSMLVDVSGPKPTDTTMACILSAASQLGVLETGICVHGYVEKTIYEPENDVYIGTSLLDMYSKCGSLDHALSLFKRMKEKNVLTWTAMMTGLAIHGEGKEALEFLDSMEAYGIKPNSVTFTSLLSACRHAGLVEEGLCLFLDMVRKFNITPRMQHYGCIVDLLGRAGRLEEAYQFITGMPVEPDGILWRSLLSACRVHGNVSLGEKVGRLLLQLQSQQTSTDLTVRCEDYISLSNVYASAEKWEDVEIVRRAMKVKGIEMKAGCSSVPFSNSLG; the protein is encoded by the exons ATGGTTCATTGTCTAAAGTGCTTACCACCTCCAATGGATATATGCATTCATAGGCTAGTAG AAGCTGTTTCCGTGAAGGAGATTGTACCAACCATGCAAATGGCTTCTTTTCCAAAACCTAGATGTCTCTCTCTCTTACAGTGTAACACAAAATCAATATGCTATGTGAAGCAGCTTCATGCCCAGTTCATCACCCATGGCCTTAAATCACCTTCCATTTTTGCCAAATTGATAGAGCACTATTGTGCAGTATCATCTCCAGATGGCATGTACCATGCCCATAGAATTTTCAACCATTTTGGTCCGCCAAATGTCTTCCTATTGAATACCCTGATCCGATGTGTTCATCCCAGAGACTCAATTTTCATTTTCGCTAATTGGGTCTCAACTGGAGACTTGGTTTTCGATGATCACACCTATATTTTTGTTCTTGGAGCTTGTGCTCGATCATCTATGGTATCGACATTGTGGGTAGGGAAACAAATGcatgctcaaatatcaaaatGTGGTAGTTTGGCAAACATTTTGGTGCAAACTACCATTGTGCACTTCTATGCAAGCAATAAGGATGTTGGCTCTGCACGGAGAGTGTTTGATGAAATGAACCTGAGAAGTAGTATTACATGGAATGCCATGATAACAGGTTATTGTTCGCAAAAAGAACCAAGAAGTAATTATGCCCGTGATGCATTGATGTTGTTTTGCAGCATGTTGGTTGATGTTTCTGGGCCAAAACCAACTGATACTACCATGGCTTGTATTCTTTCAGCAGCTTCTCAACTGGGTGTGCTAGAAACTGGTATTTGTGTTCATGGGTATGTAGAGAAGACGATCTATGAGCCTGAAAATGATGTTTATATTGGCACAAGCCTTCTTGACATGTACTCCAAATGTGGGAGCCTTGATCATGCTTTATCCCTGTTTAAGAGAATGAAAGAAAAGAATGTCTTGACTTGGACGGCAATGATGACTGGCCTGGCCATCCATGGGGAAGGCAAAGAAGCCTTGGAGTTTTTGGATTCCATGGAGGCTTATGGCATAAAACCTAATTCAGTGACTTTCACTAGCTTGTTATCTGCTTGCCGTCATGCAGGGCTTGTTGAAGAGGGCCTTTGTTTGTTTCTTGACATGGTGAGAAAATTCAACATCACTCCTCGCATGCAACACTATGGATGCATTGTTGACCTTCTTGGCCGAGCTGGGCGCTTGGAAGAAGCCTATCAGTTTATCACAGGTATGCCTGTGGAACCTGATGGCATTTTGTGGAGGAGTTTGCTAAGTGCGTGCAGAGTTCATGGGAATGTCTCCTTGGGTGAGAAGGTCGGGAGGTTGCTTCTGCAGCTTCAGTCACAGCAGACTTCTACAGATTTAACAGTTAGATGTGAGGACTATATATCACTGTCAAATGTTTATGCTTCTGCAGAAAAGTGGGAGGATGTGGAGATAGTGAGAAGGGCAATGAAGGTCAAGGGGATAGAAATGAAGGCTGGTTGTAGTTCTGTGCCTTTTAGCAACTCTCTTGGATGA
- the LOC131152645 gene encoding pentatricopeptide repeat-containing protein At3g18970 isoform X2: MQMASFPKPRCLSLLQCNTKSICYVKQLHAQFITHGLKSPSIFAKLIEHYCAVSSPDGMYHAHRIFNHFGPPNVFLLNTLIRCVHPRDSIFIFANWVSTGDLVFDDHTYIFVLGACARSSMVSTLWVGKQMHAQISKCGSLANILVQTTIVHFYASNKDVGSARRVFDEMNLRSSITWNAMITGYCSQKEPRSNYARDALMLFCSMLVDVSGPKPTDTTMACILSAASQLGVLETGICVHGYVEKTIYEPENDVYIGTSLLDMYSKCGSLDHALSLFKRMKEKNVLTWTAMMTGLAIHGEGKEALEFLDSMEAYGIKPNSVTFTSLLSACRHAGLVEEGLCLFLDMVRKFNITPRMQHYGCIVDLLGRAGRLEEAYQFITGMPVEPDGILWRSLLSACRVHGNVSLGEKVGRLLLQLQSQQTSTDLTVRCEDYISLSNVYASAEKWEDVEIVRRAMKVKGIEMKAGCSSVPFSNSLG; this comes from the coding sequence ATGCAAATGGCTTCTTTTCCAAAACCTAGATGTCTCTCTCTCTTACAGTGTAACACAAAATCAATATGCTATGTGAAGCAGCTTCATGCCCAGTTCATCACCCATGGCCTTAAATCACCTTCCATTTTTGCCAAATTGATAGAGCACTATTGTGCAGTATCATCTCCAGATGGCATGTACCATGCCCATAGAATTTTCAACCATTTTGGTCCGCCAAATGTCTTCCTATTGAATACCCTGATCCGATGTGTTCATCCCAGAGACTCAATTTTCATTTTCGCTAATTGGGTCTCAACTGGAGACTTGGTTTTCGATGATCACACCTATATTTTTGTTCTTGGAGCTTGTGCTCGATCATCTATGGTATCGACATTGTGGGTAGGGAAACAAATGcatgctcaaatatcaaaatGTGGTAGTTTGGCAAACATTTTGGTGCAAACTACCATTGTGCACTTCTATGCAAGCAATAAGGATGTTGGCTCTGCACGGAGAGTGTTTGATGAAATGAACCTGAGAAGTAGTATTACATGGAATGCCATGATAACAGGTTATTGTTCGCAAAAAGAACCAAGAAGTAATTATGCCCGTGATGCATTGATGTTGTTTTGCAGCATGTTGGTTGATGTTTCTGGGCCAAAACCAACTGATACTACCATGGCTTGTATTCTTTCAGCAGCTTCTCAACTGGGTGTGCTAGAAACTGGTATTTGTGTTCATGGGTATGTAGAGAAGACGATCTATGAGCCTGAAAATGATGTTTATATTGGCACAAGCCTTCTTGACATGTACTCCAAATGTGGGAGCCTTGATCATGCTTTATCCCTGTTTAAGAGAATGAAAGAAAAGAATGTCTTGACTTGGACGGCAATGATGACTGGCCTGGCCATCCATGGGGAAGGCAAAGAAGCCTTGGAGTTTTTGGATTCCATGGAGGCTTATGGCATAAAACCTAATTCAGTGACTTTCACTAGCTTGTTATCTGCTTGCCGTCATGCAGGGCTTGTTGAAGAGGGCCTTTGTTTGTTTCTTGACATGGTGAGAAAATTCAACATCACTCCTCGCATGCAACACTATGGATGCATTGTTGACCTTCTTGGCCGAGCTGGGCGCTTGGAAGAAGCCTATCAGTTTATCACAGGTATGCCTGTGGAACCTGATGGCATTTTGTGGAGGAGTTTGCTAAGTGCGTGCAGAGTTCATGGGAATGTCTCCTTGGGTGAGAAGGTCGGGAGGTTGCTTCTGCAGCTTCAGTCACAGCAGACTTCTACAGATTTAACAGTTAGATGTGAGGACTATATATCACTGTCAAATGTTTATGCTTCTGCAGAAAAGTGGGAGGATGTGGAGATAGTGAGAAGGGCAATGAAGGTCAAGGGGATAGAAATGAAGGCTGGTTGTAGTTCTGTGCCTTTTAGCAACTCTCTTGGATGA